One window of Candidatus Delongbacteria bacterium genomic DNA carries:
- a CDS encoding CatB-related O-acetyltransferase, whose amino-acid sequence MKTYFGGYNKIHNDVEVYYSWIGIGTYIASNSKLSSSCIGKFCSIGPNISIIKGQHPTKDFVSTHPAFFSLLKEQQAGFNFVDSQYFEDFKFADKDNNYSIVIGNDVWIGANVLILEGVTIGDGVIVAAGSVVTKDLLAYGIYGGVPAKLIRMRFNEEVIQFFKNFRWWNKEISWIRDNSLLFHDVKKFIEVFKGEK is encoded by the coding sequence ATGAAAACCTATTTTGGAGGATATAATAAGATACATAATGATGTTGAAGTTTATTATTCTTGGATAGGAATTGGAACTTATATAGCTTCAAATTCAAAATTATCATCTTCTTGTATAGGTAAGTTTTGTTCTATTGGTCCTAACATTTCTATAATAAAGGGACAACATCCTACAAAAGATTTTGTATCAACTCACCCAGCTTTTTTTTCATTACTTAAAGAACAGCAAGCTGGATTTAACTTTGTTGATAGTCAATATTTTGAAGATTTTAAGTTTGCAGATAAAGATAATAATTATTCTATAGTAATAGGAAATGATGTTTGGATAGGTGCAAATGTTTTAATTTTAGAAGGTGTTACTATCGGAGATGGTGTGATAGTTGCTGCCGGAAGTGTAGTTACTAAAGATTTGCTTGCTTATGGTATATATGGTGGAGTTCCAGCTAAATTAATTCGAATGAGATTCAATGAAGAAGTGATTCAATTTTTTAAAAATTTTAGATGGTGGAATAAAGAGATCTCTTGGATAAGGGATAATAGTTTGTTGTTTCATGATGTAAAAAAATTTATTGAGGTTTTTAAAGGTGAAAAATGA
- a CDS encoding glycosyltransferase family 4 protein, producing the protein MKIAINCCYYTLKGGGIREYIYNLITNIVKLDKVNNYIFYIYEESIDLWNKTMPSHIPYKLVPFNSKQKIKRSLFQDKFWIEEEKIEKFDIFHSPFFYSPSVLKCKIVLTVHDLRFKVFPETYEFIRRFFLYRKVKKSIKNSKHIISISNFTKSEILKYYKIDERKVSVIHEAVDRSRFRTINNSEANLEIHGLKKYKYLLSVGHLEPRKSIEFLINSFIKIKEEGFAKNFKLVIVGKKNHDYHKTIELINLYKNDIVYLDFVSEETLFSLYQNTYLNIFPSIYEGFGFPILEAASFNVPSLCSNTTSLPEIGGDSCSYFEPLNYESFKTKLIELLINSDLYYNLIKKISENLDRFSWTKNAIQTIEVYKKVEELTK; encoded by the coding sequence ATGAAAATTGCAATAAACTGCTGTTACTACACCTTGAAAGGTGGGGGGATTAGAGAGTATATTTATAACCTAATTACTAATATTGTTAAATTGGATAAGGTTAATAATTATATTTTTTATATCTATGAAGAAAGTATTGATTTGTGGAATAAAACTATGCCTAGTCATATTCCATATAAATTAGTGCCATTTAATTCAAAACAAAAAATAAAAAGATCATTATTTCAAGACAAATTTTGGATTGAAGAAGAAAAGATTGAAAAGTTTGACATATTTCACTCTCCATTTTTTTATTCACCGAGTGTTCTAAAATGTAAAATTGTACTTACTGTTCATGATTTACGATTCAAGGTGTTTCCAGAAACTTACGAATTTATTAGACGGTTTTTTCTTTATAGGAAAGTTAAAAAAAGCATTAAGAACAGTAAACATATTATATCAATTTCTAATTTTACAAAAAGTGAAATATTAAAATATTATAAAATTGATGAAAGGAAAGTTTCAGTTATTCATGAAGCAGTAGATAGATCCAGATTTAGAACTATTAATAATTCTGAAGCCAATTTAGAAATACATGGTTTAAAAAAATATAAGTATCTTCTTTCCGTTGGGCATTTGGAACCAAGAAAAAGTATCGAATTTTTGATCAATAGCTTTATAAAAATTAAAGAAGAAGGTTTTGCAAAAAATTTTAAATTAGTAATAGTTGGTAAAAAAAATCATGATTATCACAAAACAATTGAGTTGATAAATTTATACAAAAACGATATTGTATACCTAGACTTTGTTTCGGAAGAAACTTTATTTAGTTTATATCAAAATACATATTTAAACATTTTTCCATCAATCTATGAAGGGTTTGGTTTTCCAATACTGGAAGCAGCTTCATTTAATGTTCCATCATTATGTAGTAATACTACTTCACTACCAGAAATAGGAGGAGACTCATGTTCATATTTTGAACCTCTTAATTATGAGAGTTTCAAAACTAAGCTCATTGAATTGTTAATCAATTCTGATCTATATTATAATTTAATCAAAAAAATTAGCGAAAACTTGGATCGATTTTCTTGGACTAAAAATGCTATTCAAACTATAGAAGTCTATAAAAAAGTTGAAGAATTAACAAAATAG
- a CDS encoding flippase, with product MINKLLENKHFINASALTIEKIIAFPITFFVSVLVARYLGAEFWGVFNYALSIVSVIGVITGLGLENIVIRELVKNEDRKNELLGSALFIRLIATTIGFFSVLSISFFHSDYYSRMVILIMSFEVLFSFLNPFEWFFNAKVKTKYIAIVRFISVILTASVKLLFIYLEMSLLAFAFSGLITLFITILLNLYLFTSKFDSLKNLKVKFEDIKYFLKNSWPLLLSGLVAIIYMRIDQIMITNMLTSADNGNYSVAVRISELYYIIPGTATTALLPWLIMARKNDYSLYLKRLQKLYFSFFWLAVFVSFVIYFFSEYGITLLFGNEYLNSVPALKIHIWGSVIVSVGLITNKWIIVENLQKYEFNYLLVGALVNIILNYLMIPKFGINGAAFATVVAQFIANILAPLLFSETRIIIKIIALSIINYKIEDTKF from the coding sequence ATGATTAATAAATTATTGGAAAATAAGCATTTTATTAATGCTTCTGCATTAACAATTGAAAAAATTATAGCGTTTCCGATAACTTTTTTTGTAAGTGTATTGGTTGCAAGATATCTTGGAGCTGAGTTTTGGGGTGTTTTTAACTATGCTTTAAGTATCGTTTCTGTGATTGGAGTAATAACTGGATTAGGCCTAGAGAATATTGTAATAAGAGAACTCGTAAAAAACGAAGATAGGAAGAATGAGTTACTTGGGTCTGCGTTGTTTATAAGGCTAATCGCAACAACAATTGGTTTTTTTTCTGTTCTATCTATATCATTTTTTCATTCAGATTATTATTCACGAATGGTTATTCTGATAATGTCATTTGAGGTTCTATTCTCATTTCTGAATCCATTTGAATGGTTTTTTAATGCAAAAGTAAAGACAAAGTATATTGCAATTGTACGATTTATTTCTGTAATTCTTACAGCTTCTGTAAAGTTACTGTTTATATACCTAGAAATGTCATTATTAGCTTTTGCATTTTCTGGTTTAATTACATTGTTTATTACTATTTTATTAAATTTGTATTTGTTTACAAGTAAATTTGACTCGTTGAAAAATCTAAAAGTTAAGTTTGAAGATATTAAATATTTTTTAAAGAATTCATGGCCATTATTATTGTCAGGTTTAGTAGCAATAATTTACATGAGAATAGACCAGATAATGATAACTAATATGTTGACTAGTGCAGATAATGGAAATTATTCAGTTGCTGTTAGAATAAGTGAGCTTTACTATATCATACCTGGAACTGCAACTACAGCTCTGTTACCATGGTTGATTATGGCCAGAAAAAATGATTACAGTTTATACCTAAAAAGGTTGCAAAAACTATATTTTAGTTTTTTTTGGTTAGCAGTATTTGTATCTTTTGTAATTTACTTTTTTTCAGAATATGGAATAACTTTACTTTTTGGTAATGAATATTTAAACTCTGTTCCAGCTTTGAAAATTCATATTTGGGGAAGTGTGATTGTAAGTGTTGGTTTAATCACAAACAAATGGATTATCGTTGAGAATCTGCAAAAGTATGAATTCAATTACTTATTGGTAGGTGCTTTAGTAAATATAATCCTTAATTACTTAATGATACCTAAGTTCGGGATAAACGGAGCTGCTTTTGCAACTGTCGTAGCCCAGTTTATTGCTAATATCTTAGCACCACTTCTATTTAGTGAAACTCGAATAATTATAAAAATAATAGCATTAAGTATCATAAACTATAAGATAGAGGATACTAAATTTTGA
- a CDS encoding glycosyltransferase family 2 protein gives MLISIIIPSYNVAKYIKRTLDSVLIQDGIDIEVIVINDGSTDNTFEVISSYSDKFINFKLIDQDNSGVSRARNKGLLNASGEFILFLDGDDFIELGLLNFLRDRISNEDYDTYVWNFDKVDENGLYIEKGPLDKCLGKRYSDPIDLFFQDNLVFWTGCVLYNKSIIVENELFFDHRFRYAEDQNFTIKYLSFSKRIKFDLKIYTHYLQRQGSAVNNPIKKNIRDNIRSFNSLKHQLTNTKIIQLIKFRKIPQNILTVLAYYASVKDRAHFNSLSKRNIIKKYLIYFILHNLLMYKTVIKALICIFAPNMFYKIYEKK, from the coding sequence ATGTTGATTTCAATAATAATACCATCATATAATGTTGCTAAATATATAAAACGAACTCTAGATTCAGTTTTGATTCAAGATGGTATTGATATTGAAGTTATTGTAATAAATGATGGTTCTACTGACAATACTTTTGAAGTTATTTCAAGTTATTCTGATAAATTCATAAATTTCAAACTAATAGATCAAGACAATTCTGGAGTAAGCAGAGCTAGAAATAAGGGTTTACTTAATGCAAGTGGTGAATTTATATTGTTTTTGGATGGAGATGATTTCATAGAATTAGGTTTATTGAATTTTTTAAGAGATAGGATTTCCAACGAAGACTACGATACATATGTTTGGAATTTTGATAAAGTGGATGAGAATGGGCTTTATATTGAAAAGGGTCCTTTAGATAAGTGTTTGGGAAAAAGATATTCTGATCCAATCGATCTTTTTTTTCAAGATAATTTAGTTTTTTGGACAGGTTGTGTTTTATATAATAAAAGTATAATCGTAGAAAATGAATTATTTTTTGATCACCGATTTAGATATGCAGAAGATCAGAACTTTACCATAAAATATTTATCATTTTCAAAAAGAATCAAATTTGATTTAAAGATTTATACTCACTATTTACAGCGACAGGGAAGTGCAGTTAATAATCCGATTAAAAAGAATATAAGAGACAATATCAGATCTTTCAATTCTCTTAAACACCAACTTACTAATACTAAAATTATTCAACTAATTAAGTTCAGGAAAATTCCCCAAAATATTTTAACGGTTTTAGCTTATTATGCTTCTGTTAAGGATAGAGCTCATTTCAATAGTTTATCAAAAAGAAATATTATAAAAAAATATTTAATATATTTCATTCTTCATAATTTGTTGATGTATAAAACTGTTATTAAAGCTTTGATTTGCATATTTGCTCCAAACATGTTTTACAAAATCTACGAGAAAAAATAA
- a CDS encoding glycosyltransferase, with product MSVPLFSIITVSYNSEKTIARTIESVLHQTYKDYEYIIIDGASTDSTVDIIKSYIDKFDGKLSFVSEKDNGIYDAMNKGISKTNGQLIGIINSDDWYEENTLEILEECYSNNHCRDGVYYGILMNYIDGLPYRATGYHHNYLHEAIISHPSTFISRSIYLAFGLFRNEYRLAADYELMFRLLKNHVCFHFIPKILSNFSLGGSTDKHKLLSELETFKIKREYAYLNTRQYYKATISLRIQYLFISKFKKIFKYLFRV from the coding sequence ATGTCTGTTCCTTTATTTTCTATAATCACTGTATCTTATAATTCAGAGAAGACTATAGCACGAACGATCGAAAGTGTTTTACATCAAACTTATAAGGATTATGAATATATTATAATTGACGGTGCTTCGACTGATAGTACTGTAGATATTATCAAAAGTTATATTGATAAATTTGATGGAAAATTAAGTTTTGTCAGTGAAAAAGATAATGGCATTTATGATGCTATGAATAAAGGCATATCAAAGACAAATGGACAACTGATTGGAATTATTAATAGTGATGATTGGTATGAAGAGAATACTCTCGAGATACTAGAAGAGTGTTATTCGAACAATCATTGTAGAGATGGAGTTTACTACGGTATCCTTATGAATTATATTGATGGTTTACCGTATCGAGCGACAGGGTATCATCATAATTACTTACACGAAGCGATAATTAGTCATCCGTCTACATTTATATCTAGATCGATATATTTAGCTTTTGGGTTATTTAGGAATGAGTATAGATTAGCAGCCGATTATGAATTGATGTTCAGATTACTAAAGAATCATGTATGTTTTCATTTTATTCCGAAGATATTATCAAATTTTAGTCTAGGTGGTTCAACAGACAAACATAAACTATTGTCAGAACTGGAGACTTTTAAAATTAAAAGAGAGTACGCTTATCTGAATACTAGGCAATACTATAAGGCAACTATATCTTTAAGAATACAATATCTTTTTATTTCAAAATTTAAAAAGATATTCAAGTACTTATTTAGAGTGTAA
- a CDS encoding glycosyltransferase family 4 protein, which produces MKIIVFIYSMHRPGGTERAATDLAEGFQRNGHEVTIMTTDKNSKTLFYEIDKEIRILNLSIMGNYSKIKKVLNFFPALYYIRNTIISESPDVVISFCDKLNVLLSASLLFKNIPIILTEHFTPGFYNIGLFWDILRELFYRKAKYITVLTEKSKEYFSITLKKKIVVMPNIVRASTDKKDSNVSKRIIAVGRLRESKGFDILINAFKIISDKYEDWILEIWGDGELKSDLTNQIKDLELERKVFLRGVTRNIQYEMLKSDIFVLSSRVEGFGLVLCEAMSIGLAVVSTDCPYGPKEIVTNYYDGLLVENENEIKLAEAMELLIADKTLRKKLGLNAIESMSKFSEKNIIDRWEKLFC; this is translated from the coding sequence ATGAAAATAATAGTTTTCATATATTCAATGCATAGGCCAGGAGGAACTGAAAGGGCTGCAACTGATTTAGCAGAAGGTTTTCAAAGGAATGGTCATGAAGTTACGATTATGACAACAGATAAAAATTCCAAAACATTGTTTTATGAGATTGATAAAGAAATTAGAATTCTCAATTTATCTATAATGGGAAACTATTCAAAAATAAAAAAAGTACTCAATTTTTTTCCAGCTTTGTATTATATCAGGAATACAATTATTAGTGAATCACCCGATGTAGTTATATCTTTTTGTGACAAGCTAAATGTACTTTTATCTGCTTCATTACTTTTCAAAAATATTCCAATTATTTTAACTGAACATTTCACTCCAGGATTCTATAATATTGGTTTATTCTGGGATATATTGAGAGAGTTATTTTACCGAAAAGCAAAATATATTACAGTATTAACAGAAAAGTCGAAAGAGTATTTTTCTATTACTTTGAAGAAAAAAATTGTAGTAATGCCGAATATTGTAAGAGCAAGTACAGATAAAAAAGATTCTAATGTATCAAAGAGAATTATTGCTGTAGGAAGATTAAGAGAATCAAAAGGGTTTGATATTTTAATAAATGCTTTTAAAATAATTTCTGATAAATATGAGGACTGGATACTAGAGATATGGGGAGATGGTGAACTAAAGAGCGACTTAACAAACCAGATCAAAGACTTAGAATTAGAAAGAAAAGTATTTCTTCGTGGAGTCACAAGAAATATTCAGTATGAGATGTTAAAATCAGATATTTTTGTTCTTTCATCTAGGGTTGAAGGATTTGGATTAGTTTTATGCGAGGCAATGTCTATAGGACTTGCTGTAGTTAGTACAGACTGTCCATATGGTCCAAAAGAAATTGTAACGAATTATTATGATGGTTTACTTGTTGAAAATGAGAACGAAATAAAACTAGCAGAAGCAATGGAACTCTTGATAGCGGATAAAACATTACGCAAAAAACTAGGTTTAAATGCAATTGAAAGCATGAGTAAATTTTCTGAAAAAAATATTATTGATCGTTGGGAAAAACTATTTTGTTAA
- a CDS encoding glycosyltransferase family 2 protein: MKNDLISVVIANYNNSKFLPQCIESVLKQSYKNFEIIIVDDCSTDDSLRVLEEYSEKFKNIRVFQNTKNSGVTKTRHSAILNSKGKYITTLDADDYYYSDDKLEKEYSHLISMKSKSIKPVITYSDIAIVDFEGKFIKNWYDDQILPEGDILENIFFRNCVIPRDFLFERELYFEVGGYDLDVPIYEDYDLDIRLAKKCQFYFSGTIGTAYRQNPNGLSKAKMIKHYFWIIKIVNKNKKLIKGYKKIYSYLYRLYLNIIIYYIKKNKFLDFLYNRVKKSLKFY; this comes from the coding sequence GTGAAAAATGATTTAATTTCAGTTGTAATCGCAAATTACAATAACTCTAAGTTTTTACCTCAATGCATAGAGAGTGTTCTAAAACAAAGCTATAAAAATTTTGAAATAATAATAGTTGATGATTGTTCTACAGATGATTCCTTAAGAGTTTTAGAAGAATATTCTGAAAAATTTAAAAATATAAGAGTTTTTCAAAATACTAAAAATTCAGGAGTAACAAAGACTAGGCATTCTGCAATTTTGAATTCAAAAGGCAAGTATATTACGACTTTAGATGCAGATGATTATTATTATTCAGATGATAAACTTGAAAAAGAATATTCTCATCTTATAAGTATGAAAAGCAAATCAATAAAGCCAGTTATTACTTATTCTGATATAGCAATTGTTGATTTTGAAGGTAAGTTCATAAAGAATTGGTATGATGATCAGATCTTGCCAGAAGGAGATATTCTTGAAAACATTTTTTTTAGAAATTGTGTAATACCAAGAGATTTTCTGTTTGAAAGAGAGCTATATTTCGAAGTTGGAGGTTATGATTTAGATGTCCCGATCTATGAAGATTATGATCTTGACATTAGATTAGCCAAAAAATGTCAATTCTATTTTTCTGGAACAATAGGAACAGCATATAGACAGAACCCCAATGGTTTATCAAAAGCAAAAATGATTAAACACTATTTTTGGATTATAAAAATTGTAAATAAAAATAAGAAACTAATTAAAGGATATAAAAAGATTTATTCATACCTATACAGATTGTATTTAAACATTATTATATATTATATTAAGAAAAATAAATTTTTAGATTTTTTATATAATCGGGTAAAGAAATCTTTAAAATTTTATTAG
- a CDS encoding O-antigen ligase family protein, whose protein sequence is MEQSRESDKELKKLYDYILIMLMFIYGFQVPIISYYISLFLFLPPLFLIFYIKFNSQFAINILLLLTFLLLYYQIQLSFNEYFINIDDLFINYYHPVAIILSFYFIGYKLSNQKDNLIIIILPILGLLLYTIFTVVNSFQEYGLRMLITRENSSIWTGESTVATILGMYLSIGCSFTSIIFSAKKRLNKLIVFSIAIVSIFCSYLLQTRSPIYAAILSFLISFIYYFVRLDGYQKLKMSIKVSMISVFSIASLLSVRLINIDNLMFYLGRLSGKNIGTGTDTPFYYTPRYKLWIETIDKIWDYPFGGSRISFFPELFAHNLWLDIANVSGYIVMVILLIFQLTHLPNIFYNIFKKDRFFIYFPILFSFFVSSMVEPLLIASPMFLGFFIFYISMLSYND, encoded by the coding sequence TTGGAACAAAGTAGAGAATCAGATAAAGAGCTTAAAAAGTTATATGATTACATTTTAATCATGCTTATGTTTATCTATGGCTTCCAAGTTCCAATTATATCTTATTACATATCATTATTTTTGTTTCTTCCACCATTATTTTTGATATTTTATATAAAGTTTAACTCACAATTTGCTATAAATATACTATTATTATTAACTTTTCTACTTTTGTATTACCAAATACAGTTAAGTTTTAATGAATATTTTATAAATATAGATGATCTTTTTATAAATTATTATCATCCAGTTGCGATAATCTTATCATTTTACTTCATAGGATATAAATTATCAAACCAAAAAGATAATCTGATAATAATAATTTTACCTATTTTAGGATTATTGTTATATACTATATTCACTGTTGTAAACTCATTCCAAGAATATGGGTTAAGAATGTTGATAACAAGAGAAAATTCAAGTATTTGGACGGGAGAATCAACTGTTGCGACTATTTTAGGCATGTATCTTTCAATTGGTTGTTCATTTACAAGCATTATTTTTTCAGCAAAAAAAAGATTAAATAAGTTAATTGTATTTTCTATTGCGATCGTTTCAATTTTTTGTTCATACTTACTTCAAACTAGATCACCAATATATGCTGCAATATTATCTTTTCTAATATCATTTATATATTATTTTGTTAGATTAGATGGTTATCAAAAATTAAAAATGTCAATAAAGGTATCTATGATCTCTGTATTCTCGATAGCATCTTTATTGTCAGTAAGATTGATAAATATTGATAACCTTATGTTTTATTTGGGAAGATTATCAGGTAAGAATATAGGAACAGGAACTGATACTCCATTTTATTATACTCCTAGGTATAAATTATGGATTGAAACGATTGATAAGATTTGGGATTATCCATTTGGGGGCAGTAGAATAAGTTTTTTCCCAGAACTTTTTGCCCATAATTTATGGTTAGATATTGCCAATGTATCTGGATATATAGTAATGGTAATATTATTAATTTTTCAATTAACTCACTTACCTAACATTTTCTACAATATTTTCAAAAAAGATAGATTCTTTATATATTTTCCAATATTGTTTTCTTTTTTTGTGTCATCAATGGTTGAGCCATTATTGATTGCTTCGCCAATGTTTTTAGGTTTTTTTATTTTTTATATTAGTATGTTAAGTTACAATGATTGA
- a CDS encoding glycosyltransferase family 4 protein, translating into MDKKLDDKKIAIIYNTSWYVYNFRVNLIKHLQTFGAKIIVLAPRDNFTEKLIQLGCEFQEIYVKGNGMNPFQDLYTLYTIKKALKLVKPDICLQYTIKPNIYGSIACLSKKIPVINNVAGLGSLFEKKNIMTIFALNLYKFAFKKASHIFFQNNDDLSLFKTHNIISNNYSRIPGSGVDLERFKDFEEFQEKKSFLLFSRLLKSKGVEEYLKAAEILKKDYPDYSFKLLGHFEKNNNQYIDESILNKFVSNGTIEYLGETDNVVPFIKDSGCIVLPSYYREGVPRSLLESAAMSKAIITTDHIGCRDAVIDGFNGYLCEVENYKDLADKMRKYIILSIEEKKSFGRNSRLFVEKYFDEKIVLDNYYSTILKLLRIR; encoded by the coding sequence ATGGATAAAAAGCTAGATGATAAAAAGATTGCAATAATTTATAACACATCTTGGTATGTTTATAATTTTAGAGTAAATCTAATTAAGCATTTACAAACCTTTGGAGCAAAGATTATTGTATTAGCACCAAGAGATAACTTTACTGAAAAGCTTATTCAATTAGGATGTGAATTCCAAGAGATTTATGTTAAAGGGAATGGCATGAACCCCTTTCAAGATTTGTATACACTGTACACAATAAAAAAAGCTTTAAAATTAGTAAAACCTGATATCTGCCTACAATATACTATTAAACCAAATATTTATGGTTCAATTGCTTGTTTATCAAAAAAAATACCAGTTATAAATAATGTTGCTGGTTTAGGGTCTCTATTTGAAAAGAAAAATATTATGACAATATTTGCACTTAACCTTTATAAGTTCGCATTTAAAAAAGCTAGCCATATTTTTTTTCAAAACAATGATGATTTGAGTTTATTTAAAACACACAACATTATTAGTAACAACTATTCAAGAATACCTGGATCCGGCGTTGATTTAGAGCGTTTCAAAGATTTTGAAGAGTTTCAAGAGAAAAAATCTTTTCTTTTATTTTCTAGGTTGTTAAAATCAAAAGGAGTTGAAGAATATTTGAAGGCTGCAGAGATTTTGAAAAAAGATTATCCTGATTACTCTTTTAAGCTACTCGGTCATTTTGAAAAGAATAATAATCAATATATTGACGAGTCAATCTTGAATAAATTTGTGTCAAATGGAACTATAGAGTACTTAGGTGAAACAGATAACGTAGTTCCCTTTATAAAAGATTCTGGTTGCATAGTACTTCCATCCTATTATAGAGAAGGAGTTCCTAGAAGCTTGTTAGAATCAGCAGCAATGAGTAAAGCTATTATTACTACTGATCATATAGGCTGTAGAGATGCTGTTATAGATGGATTTAATGGATACTTGTGTGAAGTTGAAAACTATAAAGACCTTGCGGATAAAATGAGAAAATATATAATATTATCAATTGAAGAGAAAAAGAGTTTTGGACGTAATAGTAGACTATTTGTTGAGAAATACTTTGATGAAAAAATTGTTTTAGATAATTATTACTCTACGATTTTAAAATTATTAAGGATAAGATGA